The genomic interval TTATACGCGAGTACGGTTTTTTGATGCGCGTAATGTAGCGCGCGTTTAACCGCGTATGCCAAAcgaccgtatttttttattttttattttattagccaTAAACTCAGATACAATATTTATACGTAACGTTTAGGTATGTATCTGTGTGCCCATTGGCAAAGGCCTCCACCAATCTATTCCACTCCTCTTTGCATTTAGCCGTTCTAGTCCAGGTTCAGGATTTCGTCCTCCCATCGTCGGAATGGTCTTCCTCGGTTTCTTTTGCCTTCTCTTGGGTACCATGTGGTGACGCGTTTGCTCCGAAACGACCGCTTATTTTACTCGCTATATTGTAACGAAGCCCacgccccacgttgggcgccactgaaacgtaAATCTTTTGCTAACTATAGGAAAAGGTAAGAGATATCTCATGGTTGTTACGAAGTGACAactaacctgacggaccaaagcgcgtagtctccctccatagggcttttttacctgcccatggttgtacttaaataattttattttatttatttatttagataggtataccaacagtacacatattgtaaagttatacaatacaagtacacgacgaattcattaaaaacatcatagaaggaaagctagaaggaaagagaggaaggggaagaccaagaagagcttacatggaacagattaaagaaaaggttaacgtcgtgtcttatagggaagtcaaggaattggcctttgatagactggaatggaaaatgctacaccgacaagagcgtggctctaattatattaaaaatatacattgtacaaattgaaagagagttttctttgtcttatgctcaccggtctataatatctagctgtgcccttcaggtaatcaactctttataaattttctgaaacatatctgtaattttcataacacctatttctatttctcttaCTTTTTCCTATAGGTAGCAAAAGATTTACGTTTCAATATTGCGTTATTTCCACCAGAAAGCACTTGGAGACGGCATGATAGCGGCGGGGGCTCGCCTGGCGGTCCTGGACCTCAGCGACAATGCCTTCGGCCCCATCGGTGTGGAGGGGCTCGCCAAACTGCTGCAGAGCGAAGCCTGCTCGCAACTGCAGgtaagaaatcagaaatcataatcatttattcaacgtaattatcattgtgcggagctggagtaaatttaaatgaaattgcacataaaagttagtggccgccatttgccatgtacttaataagagactttttgtaattatttatttttagtttggtgcaataaagtgtatttgtattgtattgtattgtaaagttaaaagtggactgtatttaataggattatattttatagttacattttgaatgattACGCAAAGAGTTGAAGGGAAAGAGTGTTAAGGTCATAGCCCACTTACACGACTCTGCTCCATCACCGCTCCCACCCAACACCGCCCTAAACTAAGACGACTGCTCGCAGTCGACGCGTCGGCAGCTAGCAGGCACCCAGCAGTCCACGCGGCGACAACTAGCAGACAGCCAGCTGTCCACCCGCCGACCGCTTTCGCTTCTCGCGATAAACACAGTTCGCGATCGGTTTCCATTGAAGCAACACGTATTTTTTACTATGTCCCGATTTACAACCCGCGAGCTAGCAATTATTGCTATTGCACTTGAGGATGAAGAGAGAAGCGCAAGAAATAACAGTCGAAGATTTTGGGTACATAAAATGCTGAAAGCAAGGCGTGCAGAAGGAGAATTTTGGCAGATCCAGAGACACCTATTAGATGACGAAGAAAAGTTCTACATTTACTTTCATATGAATCGGTATTTATTTGACTACATATTATCATTTATTGAAAAAGACATAACAAAGAAGAATACGAAATTCAGACAAGCCATAACACCAATAGAAAAAATTGCCGTCACGTTAAGGTAAgtgaaagatatttttttcttgtaaatcagtacatatttattttaaaaaattagtAACAATCAGTCTCTTATTTCCATTTATCGCTTCCAATGTTAACTCAAAATTAATACAGAAACAGTATTCTAGCACATATTAATCTTAGGAATCATTATTCTGTTTAGCATTAGGCAATTCACTGTTCAATATCGATTCTTCTAAAACTGGAGGATTATTGCCTGAAAGCTCTGCATTCATGGGGGTATTAGAGTCGGAAGGGCCTGCATTATGGATATTATAATCTGAAGATCCTGCAGTGCGGGTATTATAGCCCGAAGGGCCTGCATTATGGAGGTTATAATTCGAAGATCTTATATTGTGGGTGTTATAACCCGAAGGTCCTGTATTGTCGGTGTTATAACCCGAAGGTCCTATATTGTGGGTGTTATAAATCGAAGGACTTTCAATATCAGTATTGTATCGTGAAGCACCAGCATAGAAATTTGTTTGTTCCTGGATTTCttgtaattcaaattcagacACCATGTTGAATATTCTAGACTTCAGAACAGATTGGCTGTaacgatttaatttttttactgtTGTTGCAATGCTCGAAAAAAACTGGTCAATCTCGTCATCCTTTTTTGCCTCTTTTTCTTTAAGTAAATATTGTAAAAGTTGAGCTGATGCTGAGGTACATTCTTGGGTCCCTTTCAATCGCTTTCTTTTAGGTATATTCGGAAACAAAGGAGAGTTTGCTGACGTATTTGTTGCAGAAGATTCTGGTCGGTTGGTGATATTAAGTTCTTCATTCAGTGACATAGAAGAATCATCGTGATTTGACAACAATTCGTTAACATCAACATTTTCGTCAACTTCACTGTCATCTTCCGTTAATGatgaaattgtttttctttgtttcaTATGCGGCAACAAAAAAGACATCTCTTCTTCAAATTGCCATTTTTTTGATGTGGTAGCAGCCTGACCACTTTTTGTGCGTTTCTTAACAACTGCCCTTCTATAGCTTTCTCTTAAGTTTGCCCAGGTTTTCTTGCACTCCgattctgaaaaagaaaaaatcgaaTTGAAGATGTCTGTGTGCTAAGGTGTCTTTATTTTTGCTTAGGAATATTAATAGAGAAGCTTTGTTTCAGATACATGATCACGGGAAGTTCGGCAAGGACGTTGAGTTCAAGCTTTAGATTAGGCGAATCAACAATCCGATCAATTATACAAGAAGTATGTAACGCAATCATAAACAAATTAATGGGAATTTTCATTCCAACACCAATTGAAGAGCGGTGGAAAAGTATAGCTGAAGGATTTCAAGACAGATGGAATTTTCCAAATTGCATCGGCGCTATAGATGGGAAGCATGTCAACATCATAGCACCTGCTAATAGTGGTTCgctgtattttaattataaaaaacactTTTCTGTTGTACTAATGGCTGTGGTTGATGATAAATATAGATTTATAATAGTTGATATAGGTGCTTTTGGTAGAAATAGTGACGGTGGAATATTTGCATCTTCGAAATTAGCGAGACGTCTTGAAAGTAATTCATTACATATTCCAAACGATAAACCACTACCTGGAAGTAACAGAGATATACCACATGTTTTCATAGGAGATGAGGCGTTTCCTCTAATGAAAAATTTAATGAGGCCATACCCTCGTTGTCGTGGCTTATCTGAAGCACAAACTACATTCAATGAACGTTTATCACGAGCACGCAAAGTTGTGGAAGATGCGTTTGGAATATTGTACCAGAAATTTGGCATTTATAACAAAAGTATTAATATGAACCCGATACACGTTGACACATTGATACTAGCGACatgtattttacataatattatgcgaAGTTATGAAATAGAGTATCTAAATCAACATGAGATGCAGCAACCAATACACCGCAACGAGAATGGTTTCCTGCAACCTATCCTACTAGAAAACGGAATGAACAGTGCAGAAAATGCTTTTAATATTCGAGACTTgttttcatcttactttcaatcTCCTGAAGGGCAAGTTCCATGGCTGcatcaaaatatttaataacgAGGCAAAAATTGTTAGCAATTTTTAtcctacattttaaaaatatattttgttttatgaaaaataaataacttatagaCTTCAACAAAAAGTTATTATTTCAACATGTAGGTACTTTAGTTTTATCAATTCTTCTGGAGTTAGAAGCGGACAGACGGACTGAGAGAGACAGAcagataagtaagtatttcgAAATCAAAATTTTCGGTATCATAATTTTAAGGTTATGGagtgaaaatgttttttaaaaaatcaaccataaaacaaatacttttttaatatagtGCAGATTGTACGTAGATAGGTACATACCTGTTGAAGACAACGTTCTAGCAATGGATTTCCATGTTTGATCCCTTTTGACAGAATCTGCGTATTTTGCGTCACTGGCATCATACAGATAGGGGTATCTTCGCACTTCTTCTATAAGTTTTTCTTTGTTCATAATGGATAAGTTCAATATTTACGAAAACACTTTGAAAGAGATCGAGCGTGCGATTTGCTTGGTGAATACTGGCCGAC from Pectinophora gossypiella chromosome 29, ilPecGoss1.1, whole genome shotgun sequence carries:
- the LOC126379523 gene encoding uncharacterized protein LOC126379523, producing MSRFTTRELAIIAIALEDEERSARNNSRRFWVHKMLKARRAEGEFWQIQRHLLDDEEKFYIYFHMNRYLFDYILSFIEKDITKKNTKFRQAITPIEKIAVTLRYMITGSSARTLSSSFRLGESTIRSIIQEVCNAIINKLMGIFIPTPIEERWKSIAEGFQDRWNFPNCIGAIDGKHVNIIAPANSGSLYFNYKKHFSVVLMAVVDDKYRFIIVDIGAFGRNSDGGIFASSKLARRLESNSLHIPNDKPLPGSNRDIPHVFIGDEAFPLMKNLMRPYPRCRGLSEAQTTFNERLSRARKVVEDAFGILYQKFGIYNKSINMNPIHVDTLILATCILHNIMRSYEIEYLNQHEMQQPIHRNENGFLQPILLENGMNSAENAFNIRDLFSSYFQSPEGQVPWLHQNI
- the LOC126379546 gene encoding transcription factor Adf-1-like — translated: MNKEKLIEEVRRYPYLYDASDAKYADSVKRDQTWKSIARTLSSTESECKKTWANLRESYRRAVVKKRTKSGQAATTSKKWQFEEEMSFLLPHMKQRKTISSLTEDDSEVDENVDVNELLSNHDDSSMSLNEELNITNRPESSATNTSANSPLFPNIPKRKRLKGTQECTSASAQLLQYLLKEKEAKKDDEIDQFFSSIATTVKKLNRYSQSVLKSRIFNMVSEFELQEIQEQTNFYAGASRYNTDIESPSIYNTHNIGPSGYNTDNTGPSGYNTHNIRSSNYNLHNAGPSGYNTRTAGSSDYNIHNAGPSDSNTPMNAELSGNNPPVLEESILNSELPNAKQNNDS